The Xiphophorus couchianus chromosome 22, X_couchianus-1.0, whole genome shotgun sequence genome includes the window TGTCATCCATTATAATAGATTTGACCAAATTTATGGTCAAACCACATAATTGTGTTGTGGATTTTCTAATAAAGTGCTGAACTTCCCACCAGACACTCAGAGTTAAAATAActttcataataataaaaccttaatattgtcatcttcctaaaataacggtttatgactttttttatttttatttttttgtcaaaagtgatttaggcaaaaaacttttttgtcaaaaaattacTATTACTTTGGCAATAGCTTAAGTCtaaagattttgtaaagtagcTGCGGAAAAggttatttgtaattttttaaaattattttttatacttataaaaaaaatgtttttctttatttaaattttagttaGGTTTCTTACACTGTAGATGCATCTTGtcagtgaaaatgaaaacaaagaaaaatgaaagctgattcaactgaaatattatttaaaatttttaagaaTCGAAAACTTGCAGGACTGttaaaaatcaatcaaagaAAAAATCAGGATGCGCTGATTTACTGCTTACGTTGCATATTTTGAGCTTCAGCTTAGAGCTGCCTCTGACTTcactttcaataaatatttctgatttttaaatccTTCACTGGTAAGGCAAACTACTACTAGTTCAGCAGTCAGGGGCACCAACTgtcttacatatttttattcacattccTTAAACTCTTTCCAGACTTTTAcacattatgtattttattgggattttaagtgacaTATCAAGACTTACATCATGAAAAACAGAGAAGCTTAAGGATAAAGTTGTgctgtcaaaaaaacaaaacaaaaaaaaaaacaagagccTCAAGTAGAACTGTTCAATCCATTgtctgaaaatagaaagagtAACATATGACAGGCCATCTAAACTGACCGGCTGCCAAGTAcaacattaatcagagaagcagtcaAAAGACCAATGGTAACTCTGAAAGAACTGCAGGCATCCATGGATCAGGTGGAATATCTGTCAACACAAATGAGCTGTTTTAAGTTATAAAAAATTAATCACCTTCCCCTCATTTCAGTTATGAGTTATTTTGTGTCAGTCTATCACATTagatcccaataaaatacattgcagTTTGTGTATaacctgacaaaatgcaaaaaagttgAAGGACAATGAACACTTTTTAAAGGCAGTGCTTAAAATTCTGGGAAATATACATTGCTTGACCATTGCTTAACAACAAATGTTAAGCAATgtgtaatattttctttaagaaTCATGCAGTGTTGCTTTCCAATAATTGTTGAACtgctattaaaatatttttttctgccatgTAGCTCTGCTGCAAATAAGTCACACATTACGACATCTTCATTGTAAAGTATGACCCCCGTACTATAAAGATTTTATAACTTGAATCTCACACCACGTGACATGTATGAGTCCTTCATGATTTTGAAACCACACAGCTGCAAATGTTTGCATCACACTTCCGGATCCAGATCACTTTAGCCTTACCAAAGCGTTTCCTGGTCCACCAGTGTGGCTCCTTTATGGTGTTAAATTTAAGCTCTGGAAGCATCAAGAGTCTGTGAAACAAGTCTGTCGTGCCACACTTTGGCTGACCGATGATGTAAAAGTACGGCAAGCAGCGCAGGCGAAAGCGTTTCCCGTCGATGTCGCACACATTCTGGTGGAATCTGGCTCTCATGTGGTCACACACGTTCTTGAAACTCTTGGAGCGGAGACTGAAGCGGTTGTTCTTGTACGGGTCCGTGCCAATATCACCAGAGAGCTCCTCGTACCAGCATGGGCTCTTGATGTGGGGCAGGAAATGGCGAGGAATCACTGAAAAGAACtaaagaaaagaacataaaaatggGGTGCAGGACTCTGTTTTTCACTGTGTCATATGCTGACTGCaggtatgattttttttttttgtggcactGTTATACCTGAAGTCATTCCACAATCACATCAAAACATCAGTCATTCATAATTATGGGTAATATTACAGGATTCTGTAGCTTTACCCCAGATGAATCATCACCTACTTGGCACTGTCTGTCTAACCGTTTTTCACTTTGATATATGTCTGACACATAACACAAACTGATATTTAACTTAATGACTCGCACGTGTTGCAACATCTGTCATTGGTATTTCTACAAACACTGCAATAGTCTGGGTTGTACATGGAAACCTATAATGAGGCTGTAATGAGCAGAAAAGCATTAGCATATTATACCAGAGGGTATTACAGATAAGCCTAAACCAACACTTAGAAAGTGTATGTCGCTTAGAAAAACAGGTCATTATAAGCTTCATCAAACTAATATTTACTGCAAAGATTATTCCAACGTGAAGCTGCTGTCATGTATTTGCTTACCGCTGTGATTTGCCAAATgctgcaaaagttttcacattcCTTGAACGTTTAACACATTTCGTCAAGACAATGAGATAATTAGCCAGAGAAGGAGCCAAGAGACCCATGGTGATGCTAAAAGATTCAGATAAGAATCTCGATAGTCTTGCACGCCACAAATCTGCCCTTTATATAGAAGATGTAAAGATATTCATAAGCAAGTTCATTTGTAGTTTTCAAAGTTGTTCAGGTCAGATGAGTTGAAATTGTAACTTTTGACACACTTTTGGGTGGTAGCATTCTGgctggagctaaatacagggtgatcctggaagaaaacttggTAGAGGCTATAATAGACTTGAGTCTGGGTGCAGGTTGACCTTCCAGCAAGATATTCGCTCTAAACATGATTCCAGAAGTACAATGTAATAACTAGTTTGACACAtcttgttgtgttaccatggctcaattaaagtccagacctcaaaCCAATTCAGAATCTGAGGTATGAGTCAAAGATTCAGCTTCACAGACACTCTCCAGCCAACATGACTGAGACTGAGCTGTTTTGTGTTAAACATTTCAATATCTACATGAACAAAGCTGGAaccaaaacattacaaaagtaTTGATGTTTGATTCCTGAAAACCGTTTAATGGcataatttctgaatttctaaaaaaaaaaaaacatgtgtacGTTTCCTTTGACTTTAGAATCGCCGTCTATTTTCTGTTGGTCAATCACATAAGAACCACAAAAATATGCTCAGGTTTGTGCctgtaacatgacaaattgtgaaaaggttcaagaaGTCTGCTCTGTGCAGTCTGCTCCTATAATATTAACAACATCTTTAGTCATTTACTTGGCTAATGTACATAAAAATGTCTCTCAGACTTACACGTGGGTCTGTGTTGATGACGTCCTTTTTGTCAGGTACCTTCCTGGATGTATTCTGCTCATTAGAGTTGATCATCTTTACCAGGGTTTTCAAATCTATAAAGCCCCTGTCAAGAGAATCTTCAGCAGTTGTTGCACTGGTCATGATAACCATGGGTCTGAAAGGATGGGGGAAGGCAGAGAGCAGAAGTCCTTTTCTGTCCCACATCAGGAGGTACGAAGCCATGATGAGAAACGTCAGCACCAAGCCCAAAAGGAAGCTAACTACTTTGACTTTCGAGACACATGTCAAGTTGATTAAACACAACAGTGGGAAACCTTTTATGTCCAGACCTTCAGGCATGTTTGTGTGCCTGAAGTCCACAAATGTCCTGATGGATCTTTTCCCACAGTTGTCAGTCAGGGGCAAGTTGTGGGGCCTGTAGCTGTagtcggtgtgtgtgtggctccaatgtttgctgtgttttagaGACATGCTGAGGCAGAAGTGGAGCAGCAGGCATGAGGAAAACGAAGCCAGGGAATCATTTCCTCAAATAGGTAGGGTTTCCATAGAAGTGCTTGTGTTtacacacacatcctcatttgtcttcattttatGTCGATCCATCACTAGCAAAAAAGCTCCTCCTGGAGAACAGAAACAGGTGTTAAATGTATGGCTTTGAAACCAAAAAGCAACATTAGCTGCCTAAAAGTGCTTCAATAAAATCATGCATTTCTATAACAGGAGTCACCCCAAAAATGTTTGAGGTTACCTTCAGAGTGTGTGTGGTCTGCTATGTAAGGACCAGTTTCCTAATGGAAAGGGCTGTACAATGCCCACAGAGCCTGGCTCAGTGGTAGGAGTTTCAAGGATATAAGTGTAGTTTGTTCTGTAATGCCAAACTAAAAACACCCCAACACTCTCATACTCTGCACATCTGAAAGGTCAACGCTTTATAACAATGAGGCTTAAATTGGGTATTGATACAGGAGGGTGTCAATTTATCTCCACTATGTCCTTATATCAAATGGACATagtgaaaagaagcaaaaat containing:
- the LOC114137376 gene encoding carbohydrate sulfotransferase 15-like, with the protein product MSLKHSKHWSHTHTDYSYRPHNLPLTDNCGKRSIRTFVDFRHTNMPEGLDIKGFPLLCLINLTCVSKVKVVSFLLGLVLTFLIMASYLLMWDRKGLLLSAFPHPFRPMVIMTSATTAEDSLDRGFIDLKTLVKMINSNEQNTSRKVPDKKDVINTDPRFFSVIPRHFLPHIKSPCWYEELSGDIGTDPYKNNRFSLRSKSFKNVCDHMRARFHQNVCDIDGKRFRLRCLPYFYIIGQPKCGTTDLFHRLLMLPELKFNTIKEPHWWTRKRFGYIRFKKGFQERFPIEDYLDLFDLAAINIQVGISGNSSGEHRANEIITGEASASTLWDNQAWSYLHGNEEQTEPLFLAQDFIHAVQPGANIIIMLRDPVERLYSDYLYFTLANKSAEDFHQKVVECVQLFQSCLSERSLRSCVYNTSLFNAMPVRLTLGMYFVFVLDWLTIFQREQILVLRLEDYAANLRKTLKTVLDFLGVGPLSEQVEASLTKRPMSNTRRAKDRILGPMLPATRNLLSQFYQPFNSKLASILNKKAFLWSYS